The Thermococcus sp. genome contains a region encoding:
- a CDS encoding aldehyde ferredoxin oxidoreductase family protein — MYGYHNRIARVNLTEGKVTYEELPDEVIRKFIGGKGLGYYLIYREVPPGTDPLSPANKFVFAPGGMTGLVPGSSKIIAVSKSPETRLISDSSGGDAFGPKLKGHFDALIIEGKSEEPVYLYVHDGEVEIRDASHLWGKGNYEVAKEIWREHPKASIGMIGPAGEKLSRIANVVYDTERASGRGGLGAVLGSKKVKAVVVEPGEKPKVANPEEFQKLWQEYYNEFSTNPKYEHTRNYGTTDALRSAASLGMSPAYNFSRPYIPDELASKLAGDEIKKYEVEPEWFVHGKSCPIKCARYVEVEYKGRKIRVKPEYESIAMLGAATGVFNFPAVAYFNWLVNNLGLDSIATGNTIAWLFEMVERGLIGEDEIGFPVKGFGDEEAEEMLIRLMAEKKGFGAILADGVKRACERLGRGCKFAVHVKGMEAPAWDPRGRRTYALSYATADVGASHLRGWPRPHQLPNQGPAKELVPSLIEGRDESYITDMLGTCKFVPYKMEDLARLYSLVTGEEWTVEELRRRTWGVESIARIHNALDWVTPPLDDTIPPRWWEPEPDDPAEGNAAFIDYNDFLEARREFYRLRGWDEELGVPLPETMEKLGLPEFRGDAERALEVVRKRMEA; from the coding sequence ATGTACGGCTACCACAACAGGATTGCGCGTGTAAACCTGACGGAGGGGAAGGTTACCTATGAGGAGCTGCCGGATGAGGTGATAAGGAAGTTCATCGGCGGAAAGGGCCTCGGCTACTACCTGATTTACCGCGAGGTCCCACCGGGAACGGACCCGCTCAGCCCGGCCAACAAGTTCGTCTTCGCACCGGGTGGAATGACGGGCCTCGTCCCGGGTTCGAGCAAGATTATAGCGGTGAGCAAGAGCCCCGAGACGAGACTCATAAGCGACTCCAGCGGCGGAGACGCCTTCGGGCCGAAGCTGAAGGGCCACTTCGATGCTCTCATAATCGAAGGAAAGAGTGAGGAACCTGTCTATCTATACGTCCACGATGGGGAGGTTGAGATTAGGGACGCCAGCCACCTCTGGGGAAAGGGCAACTACGAAGTGGCTAAAGAAATCTGGAGGGAACACCCGAAGGCGAGCATAGGCATGATAGGCCCAGCAGGGGAGAAGCTGAGCAGGATTGCCAACGTTGTTTACGATACTGAAAGAGCCAGCGGAAGAGGTGGGCTGGGAGCGGTTTTGGGGAGCAAGAAGGTCAAAGCGGTTGTGGTCGAACCCGGCGAGAAGCCGAAGGTTGCTAATCCAGAGGAGTTCCAGAAGTTGTGGCAGGAGTACTACAACGAGTTCTCGACGAATCCAAAGTATGAACACACGAGGAACTATGGAACTACCGATGCCCTTAGAAGTGCCGCTTCACTCGGCATGAGCCCGGCCTACAACTTCTCAAGGCCATACATCCCGGACGAGCTTGCATCAAAGCTAGCTGGAGATGAGATTAAGAAGTATGAAGTCGAGCCAGAATGGTTCGTCCACGGCAAGAGCTGTCCCATAAAGTGCGCCCGCTACGTTGAGGTGGAATACAAGGGCAGAAAAATCCGCGTCAAGCCCGAATACGAGAGCATAGCAATGCTCGGTGCCGCAACGGGCGTCTTCAACTTTCCAGCGGTTGCGTACTTCAACTGGCTCGTCAACAACCTCGGACTTGACAGTATAGCGACAGGTAACACGATAGCGTGGCTCTTCGAGATGGTGGAGCGCGGTCTCATCGGCGAGGATGAGATAGGCTTCCCAGTTAAGGGCTTCGGCGACGAGGAGGCAGAGGAGATGCTCATCAGGCTGATGGCCGAGAAAAAGGGCTTCGGGGCAATTTTGGCAGACGGCGTTAAGAGGGCCTGTGAGAGGCTTGGCAGAGGATGTAAATTCGCGGTTCACGTCAAGGGAATGGAGGCACCGGCCTGGGACCCGCGCGGGAGGAGAACGTACGCTTTGAGCTACGCAACGGCGGACGTTGGTGCTTCCCATCTCCGAGGCTGGCCTAGACCCCACCAGTTGCCAAACCAGGGACCGGCCAAAGAACTCGTGCCTTCACTTATCGAAGGCAGGGACGAGAGTTACATCACCGATATGCTCGGAACGTGTAAGTTCGTGCCCTACAAGATGGAAGACCTCGCGAGGCTATACTCCCTCGTTACGGGCGAGGAATGGACGGTTGAGGAGTTGAGGAGAAGAACATGGGGCGTCGAGAGCATCGCGCGCATACATAACGCCCTCGACTGGGTTACGCCACCTCTTGACGACACGATTCCGCCGCGCTGGTGGGAGCCGGAGCCGGACGATCCGGCGGAGGGCAACGCGGCATTCATAGACTACAACGACTTCCTCGAGGCAAGAAGGGAGTTCTACAGGCTAAGGGGCTGGGACGAAGAGCTTGGCGTCCCTCTGCCAGAAACGATGGAGAAGCTCGGCCTCCCCGAGTTCAGGGGAGATGCCGAGAGGGCTTTGGAGGTCGTTAGAAAGAGGATGGAGGCTTAG
- a CDS encoding aldo/keto reductase, with the protein MPRVSDLKRIGDDKVTAIGMGTWGIGGYESPDYSRDRESVEVLRYGLELGINLIDTAEFYGAGHSEELVGKAIEGFDREEIFIISKVWPTHFGYEKAKKAARASAKRLSTYIDLYLLHWPGESWEKIKETLHALEELVDEGLIRYIGVSNFDLELLKRSQGAMRKYEIVANEVKYSLRDRWSETSGLLDYMKQEKMALIAYTPLEKGTLARNSCLAEIGRAYRKTAAQVALNYLIWEENVMAIPKAGSKAHLEENFGAMGWRLSGEDREKARGCV; encoded by the coding sequence ATGCCACGGGTCTCTGACCTCAAGAGGATAGGCGATGATAAGGTCACAGCAATAGGAATGGGAACATGGGGAATAGGCGGCTACGAGAGTCCAGACTACTCGAGGGATAGGGAAAGTGTTGAAGTCCTCAGGTACGGCCTTGAGCTTGGGATTAACTTAATTGATACTGCTGAATTCTACGGGGCCGGCCACAGCGAAGAGCTCGTTGGAAAAGCGATAGAAGGCTTTGACCGGGAGGAAATCTTCATCATCAGCAAGGTCTGGCCCACTCACTTCGGCTATGAAAAAGCCAAGAAGGCCGCAAGGGCAAGTGCGAAGAGGCTTAGCACTTACATAGACCTTTACCTCCTCCACTGGCCCGGCGAGAGCTGGGAGAAGATTAAGGAGACCCTCCACGCGCTGGAGGAACTCGTTGACGAGGGACTCATAAGGTACATTGGAGTTAGCAACTTCGACCTTGAACTTCTCAAGCGCTCCCAGGGGGCGATGAGGAAGTATGAGATTGTAGCAAACGAGGTCAAGTACTCCCTCAGAGACCGCTGGTCTGAAACGAGTGGCCTTTTGGATTACATGAAACAGGAGAAGATGGCATTGATTGCCTACACTCCACTGGAGAAGGGAACCCTAGCAAGAAACTCCTGCCTGGCCGAGATTGGAAGGGCCTACAGAAAGACGGCCGCCCAGGTGGCTTTGAACTACCTCATCTGGGAGGAAAACGTTATGGCCATTCCCAAAGCCGGAAGCAAGGCCCATCTCGAAGAGAACTTTGGAGCTATGGGCTGGCGCCTCTCGGGGGAGGATAGGGAAAAGGCAAGGGGGTGTGTCTGA